The Pseudanabaena sp. ABRG5-3 genome includes the window TGGTCGGGTACGGAAAAACTTTGCCAGTACAGGAAAGATCAGATAAAACTGCACCTCCACTGCCAAAGACCAAAATACGCCATTAATCGAGTAATGGGTTTCAGGGAAAAAGTTATGGATAAAGAGAAAGTGGTTAATTAAATGCCAAGACAATTGCTCTTTAGGAAATTCCCACTCAAATAAAACCAGAATTAATAGGATTGCCAACAAATAGGAAGGCAATATTTTTAAGGCGCGTTTACGCAAATAATCTTGCCATGAAGCTAGTGGATACTGCTCAAAGCAATGGCGAGCATGGGGATAAAAGAGACAAAATCCACTGATAAAGAAGAAAGTTTCAACGCCAAGAAATCCAAAGCGGGCGATAAAGTTTATATATACGGGACTATTCAATACCGTTGTAAAGTCCAGCCAAGATAATTGCCAAACATGAAAGATAAATACTAATAGAATGGCAATTCCCCTTAAACCATCCATTACACCAACATGAGATTTCTCAATATGATCTTCTAACCCCAAGCCCCTATTAAATATATTTTTTGAGAGAAATAGAAACCTTTGTAATGTGATCATTATTTAAATTCTTATTACGTTTCTAATTACATTTTCAGTTCACTCAACTTTGCGAAGAATAACAAATATACTTCCAGTGTCAGCATACCAATTCAGATTACCCAAACCAAACAATTTAACAATCAGGCTAAGTAATCTTGCCAGATTATAAAACCCATAATGCTCTAGTCTATCGACAATAAAGGGAATATTTGAGTATTGACCAGATTTTTTCATTACTTCTACCCTTAGCCCATGATCTTGAGCCAACCGTTTTAATGTTGAAGGAGAAAAGTAATATAAGTGTTCCACAGGCTTAAACTGAAACCATCGTCTTCTAAAAACTCGATATTGGAGACTCTCGATATTAGGTGTGGAAATTGCAAGAATACCTTGATCCGAAAGTAAACTACTAATTTTTGCGAAATCTTTCTGTAACTCAGGTAAATGTTCAATTACATCAAACATCGTAATCAGATCGTATTGATGTACGGCAGTGAAATACTCTAGAGGTTCATTACTGATTGTATATCCCTTCTGAATAAGCAAATCATACATACGATGCTCCAGTTCTATCCCCTCAACCTGCCACTGATGTTCTTGTAAAACATCAAGAAAATATCCTGCGGCACAACCGATATCTAGTGCAATTCCTTTGTTTATGCAGTATGGAGCAAGATCTCTATACCACTTCTCAAAGGTTTTAATTCTTAAATTGGCAATGCTTTCATAGTCATTATATCCATCTTGATTACGATGAAAATATTCATGGCGATAAACATCAAAGAGATAGTTATTACTAATTCTAGGATTAACAAATGACATGCTACATGTAGAGCATCTCACAATATCAAATCCCTGTATTGAATATAGCTTTTTATAATTTGCTCCACCACATATAGGACATGGATATTTATGGAGTTTAAACTTAGGAATATCAAGTTTAGACATAAGAAGTTTTATAGCACTTCAAACCTTAAAATTAAGCGGCAAATAGTTTAGGATTTAGGAATAGAACTGCACCAAACATATTGAACCAAAGAGAAATTAAGATACAGGTGAGTGGAAGTACACGAGTAGGGTCAACCTTAGATTTCAGTAATAGAAAAGAAGCAAATGGAAAGAAATCTAAAAAGTAGCGATAGCCAAATTGTTGCCAACCAGTTGAACAATGTGTAAATACAGGTATAGCAATGATTGCCATACATAACCAAGCAAAATGCTTCCAAGAATCGCCTCTGTTTTTATCTCTCAGAACATATATAAATAAAGGACTAATTGCCAAAATGCCATTACCCATATCATCAATCTTGAAAAAAGGAAATTGAGTAACTAGTTTGGGGATAGCGATAATGCCGTGGTATATGTTGGGAAAAATATAGATTAAATTCCGAAACCCATATTTTTGAATATTTTCTTGAAAAAAGTCTGCATAGAGAAGCTCTTCATACTTAATCGAAAATGGACTACCAAAACGTACCCAGTTCCACCAAGCTACAAACATAATAAACATAACTGCTGGAATACATAAAGCAGCCAATGCTTTAAGATTTCCCGCATAACGACGACACCAAGCTTTAAGAATAAAGGCTGGGAAAATTACTGCTAAATGAAACCGCCCAATTGAAGCGATCGCTAGTAAAGTAATGGCAAATATATCTTGTTTTAAACTCTTAGAATTATAAAAAGTTAACCAAGCTAATGATAGGAACAAACAGCTACCGAGGACAGCATTAAACCAAGATGAGGCAATGACTGTACAGGGTAACAGCATCGTCCCCATTGCTAAAAAGATAAATAATAGACTACGTTGACCAATTTTTTGATCTGCGGCAAATTTCTCCACATATATAAATTGAATGATAATAAGAATAAAATAGAGGATTAAAGAAAATATTGTTTCTGTAATTTTGCCTTTAAAAAAATAGACAAATGGTAGAATCAGAAAACTATTTAATGGTGGAATTGCGAGAAATAATTGACCATTAAATGGGATTAAATCAAGATCCCAATTGACATCAAGATTAGCTCTACCTTGCAAAAATGCTTCAGCTTGTACATAGAACATTTCTCCACTTCTTCCATCTAAATGACCACTGATAGAATAAGAAATAATAAATGTGACTATAGTACAAAAAATAATTATGCTAGCTGCATAGCTAAGCTTATAGCTGATTATCAGAGATTTTAAAATGTGATTTGTTCTACACAGTTCAATAAATGCTCGATGCAATAAACTTTTATTTTTAAATCTTTGAAAATTAATTTCAGGTAAGTAAAGCTTTTTGTTAGTTCTATCTATCCAAATATTGTTGCAAATTTTACAACTATACTTTTTCTCCCCGTTAGTAGTTTCACCATGTTTATTAAGCTGTGTACTATTACATAAAGGACATTGCATTGATGTTTTGTTTTAGATAAGTGACAGCTTAGTTTAACAAATCTTTTTTCTGTTGACATATTTTTCGAGGCTAGAGTAAATCACTAAAATTTATAATTTTTCATTCAGTATTTTCTATGTTTATGGTAAAGATATAGCTCAAAGCCCAACCTGCTATTGCTAAATAGAATGAATACAAACCCCAATGAAAAAATTCGTCAGCAATTTGACTTAATGCCCTATCCTAATTTGCCTGCATCGCAAATGGGAGGTGATGGCGATCGCGGTTTGATTTTGCATTCTTTTGTGACGGCTTGGTATGCCAAAACTCAACGGGTTGGCGATCGCCAAGATTTGACAATTTTAGATATCGGTTGTGGTTCGGGAGTAACTACCTTAGCTTTAGCGATCGCAAATCCCAAGGCGCGGATTGTGGGCATCGATCTCTCAAAGGCTTCTTTAAAATTGGCAAGCGATCGCCTCACTTATCATGGATTTCCTGATGCCGAATTTTATAATTTGCCCATCGCCGAGCTTCCGCGCTTAAAAGAAGAACAGGGAATCGAATTTGACTATATTAACTGCGAAGACACGCTCTATTTCTTAACCGAACCAGCCGAAGGATTGCAAGCGATGCGATCGGTTCTCAAACCTGAAGGTTTATTACGGACAAATGTTCATAGTCTCTATCAACGTGCCGATTTTTTTCGCGCCCAAACCTTTGCCAAATTGTTAGGATTTCTGGATGGAAATCCCACGGAAACAGAGTACAGGCAAATTTACGCAATTATGGAAGCCTTAGGCGATGGAACAATGCTCAAGGCAAGTACTTGGACTCCCTCCGATAAATCTTTTGGCTTTGTATTGATGAATTACGTGATGCAGGAAGATAAGGGCTTTACGATTCCTGATGTTTTTCAAATGTTGCGATCGGCAAATTTAGAATTTGTGAGCATGATCAATCCTGCGGACTGGCGTTGGCAAAATATATTTCCCAATGGAATGCCAGAGCATTTCAGTCAATTTTTAACAAAGGTTACGGCTGAGCAAAGTCTTCATGCCTTTGAACTGCTCCAACCCGTTAACCGTCTGCTGGATATTTGGTGCGGTCACTCAGGGCGATCGCCTGAATATGTAGAGATTAGTCAATGGTCGGATGAAATGTGGCATTCAGCAACGATTCATTTGCATCCTGTTTTGCGAACCGATCAGTTTTTTCAAACTCTAGATCAAGCGATCTCCCAAATGCGTCCCGATGCTAATTTGCAAAAATTACATCGACCGAACCTTGATGCTCTCACAGTAACTCTCTGTTTGCGATTTCTTTGGCAGCGTCCCTGTAAATTCTCGGAGCTTGTCACCTATTGGTGCAGCCACAAACCTAGACTAGAAGCTTATCGGCAAGTTTCGACCATTATCGGTGGTGCTGTTGCACTAGTTGGCAAACTCAGCGATCGCCAAGCTCAAGATGAACTCAAATTTTTATTAAGTGAACTTGTTTTAGATTATCTGGTGCTGCTCGAATTACCATCCTAGTTTGACTACCCAATAAACTCCCCAGACATTGACGATCACAGATAAAGTAATTAAGACCCATGCCAATGCCTTAGGCATTCGTTGTAGACCACTAGCGATCGCCACAAATAGAAATGGTAAATAATCAAGGGCATAGCGATAGCCAAACTGCACCCAACCCGTTGCGGTATAGATCATCGCAGGTAGAGAGATTAAAAATGCTGATAATCCTGCTAAAACTATCAAAACATCAAACCAGTTAGCCGCAAACAGAGCAAAAAATGCAGGTGTCGTTAACCAGATATTCATCCCCTCTGGTTTTGGACGCACAAAGGGGAATTGCGGTAAGAACTCAGGCATTTCTGTAAAGATCAGCTTGATATGTCTAGGAATATAGGCTTTATTGAACAACCCATACTTCTCAATCGCAGGTGCTTGCACTGACGAATAATAGTTTTGCAGCATATAGCCTGACTCCATCGGATCGCCAAATCTCGCCCAGTTAAACCAAGACTGGAATAAAAAAAGCGGCGCAAAACCTGCTCCAAAACTAATACCTTTTTGAATCCATTTTTCGGGACGTTCCCATACTAGCCAACCGAGGAAAAATAGCGATCCCAAAACTGTAGCCTGACGCGAGAGAAAAGCAAGCCCCATAAAGAATCCTATCAGCGCAAATCTTCGCTTCCCAAAAAATTCCACTAAGGCAAGGAGCATCCCCCACTCAGCGACCACATGGGCATAGAACCAAATTGTGCCAATAATGCTAGCGCTGTAATGCACAGTCCCAAACCCATAGAGAATGGTTAAGCCGACGCGCATAGCACCTTGCACAGTCATGCGCCCCAACAATGTCCATACTAAAAAGACATCGACAGCCCCAAACAACATACATACGCGAATTTGTTCTGTGGCAATGCCCCAAATCGCCACAAAAGGCATAAGCAAAATCGAAGGAAGTGGTGGGTTTGGTAGATAGATCTTGTCTTTCCAGTAAATTAAATCCACATAATAGTCAGGCAAATTAAACAGATCGAGCCGCCCTTGCAAAAATCCCGATGCTTGATAAACAAAATGCTTATACCAATCTGGATGCACAATATGGGATAAGAAATAAACTCCAAATGGAACAAAGATCCATAAAATACCCCACAGAAAAATCTGTTTAAGGCTTTGTTGCTCAGTAGAGATCGTTGTAGTCATATTGGCAAGTTGAGCGCGATGAAAGGTAATAACTTGTAGATGGGCTTCGACTTCGCTCAGCCCTCGGTGTAAGTTAGCTGAGCGAAGTCGAAGCTGTAGTTTTTATTTGAATTATCTATAAATGTCAATAATTAGCAAAAAATTTTACGTTAGCCCCATTGCCAAGCAATGTGCCTAACGCATTTACAAAATTGTGCCAGTTTACAGAAAATCCGTTGGTTTGGGGGTGTAAAAAATTGCTCTGATCGCAAAGCCGATCGCGAGACTGCTACTTGTAAGGATGCCCAAAATAATGAAATTTTTAATATTGCTTAATTCGAGATACTGAATTTGCTTACCAATCAGGGTGATCGTCGCAGCGAGTAACCCGATCGCGACACTAGCAATCCAACTCGATGGAATTTGAAATAGGGAAATGGTAAAGGCGATCGCGAGGGCAAAGGTAACTATGGTCGAGAGAATTTCAATAATCGAAAGTTTTTTGTCAGGCTCAGCACTATAGCCCACATCTGCAAAACCTAACCAGTACATTACTAGACATACGCCCAAGGTGATCAGGCTAGGAGTCAGACCAGCTTGCCAATAGACAATTATTAATGAAGCGATCGCGGCAAGTAGCCCACCCAGACTTTGCGGTATGGCAAAGATCCCCGCAACAGCTAAACCCAATAATAAACTTGCGATCGGGTAATTATGATCAGTGATTAATGTACTGATGTAACTACCTAAATATCCATAGGCGATCGCTATAGTTATGAAAGAGAGCAATAATCTTAGCCCAACTTCAACTCTCCCAATTTTGAGTGCCATACAATGCCACCAGTTTTTAATTTATGCCAGCGTCAAACATCAAGGTTACAAAAAATTGTCTTAATCTTCTCCAAAGACCTTGGTATATCCGATATATCCTATCAAGAGAACAACGCCTAAGACTATCAAGAATACATTGAAAGGAATATATGAGAAAAAATAGAAATGAATTCGATTAGAAATCCATGAAAAGAAAATGAAAGCCAAGGACATCAACATTAAACCCTGAATAAACTTAAAGGCAGGAATTTTGTTGAGGGGTAAGCGCTTCTTCGCAAGAATAATTGAGCTAATTACATGGTATGGGGCAGATAATAATAGGAGGATATCGGCTTCTTTGCCTATTCTTCCCCATCCTCCTGTGTTACTGGCATAGGCGATATAACCAGCAAAGACCATAGCGGCAAAGGCGGAAAGACTCAAATTTACGCTTAATACAAAAGGTTCTTCTTTAGTACCTGGAATGAGTACACAAATGTAATAAGCGATCCAAGGAGTCAAAATCATTAACAGAAGAACGGGCAACTTATAAAGTGTTAGAAGGCTTTCTATAGTCATAACAATTGCTCTTAATTTCAGAAACTCCTCTAAAACAATTATTTAAATTAATGACATCTCATGATGGATTATGCGATCGCTTACCCATCCTGCATTTAATTTCAACAAATTATAGCAATCCTAAATTGTTTGTGGAAGCGCATCCCTTCAGGGTGCGCTTCCACAAACCCTAAAATCTACAAAGGATTTAGGACTGCTATAGCAATACAAGGTTGCTTAGAATAAAAAAACTGGGGCGCACGCTTAGCGTGCGCCCCAGTTTTTTCTCTGGTTTTAAGTGGATGTGTTGCGGACTTCGCCTGCGCCACAGCCACTTGCGTAAGTTCTAAAAGTTTTAAGTTGGATTTTGCTGTAAGTAAAACAAACCGCTATACGCCGACTTTGCCCGACTCCATAATTGGATAAAACCAATGGGGGCGCATCAGCATAACTGTATCAATTACATGAATAACACCATTATCTGCCTCAATATCCGCAGCAATCACCGTAGCGTTATTTGCTTCAAAACCTTCCTCTGAAATATCTAGATCAATTTGAGAACCTTCAAGGGAAGTGAGAGATTTAATGCCGATTAAGTCTTCTTTTTTATATCTACCTGCAACTACATGGTAGGTCAGAATACGTGCTAATTGAGGGATATTTTGAACTAGGGTGGTAATTGTGCCAGCGGGGAGTTTTGCAAAAGCCGCATCATTGGGAGCAAATACTGTAAAAGGTCCTGGACTTTGTAATGCTTCTACTAAACTTGCTGCCGATACTGCGGTGACAAGGGTAGAGAAACCTTCATTATTAACAGCGATATCAACGATTGTAGTCATAGTTAGTTCCTGAGGTTTAATTGCTTACAGCACTTTTCGAGAAAAACTGAACCAAGAAATTTTTTAAAACTGAGAGCGTGTTTGAGAAGTATCTTATTTAGCATAAATTTCTGCTACCTCCCTTAATCCCCCCTTTGAAAGGGGGGAAACTTGAATTATCCCCCTTTCAAGGGGGAGTTAGAGGGGGTAAAAACTTCTCAAACATGCTCTGATGCGAAGCATCAGGTTTAAAAAATTCTTGTGGTTTGCCTGAGTGTAATTAACGATAGTTTTGATCTTGAATCATGGCAATTCTGGCAGCCTTATCCATGCCGTATTTAGGGTTACAGAACCGATTTAGTTGTCCCTCAAAATAATGGCGATTGGCTAAGAGATGTTTGGGATTAGGATCATCAAGGGGATAGAGAAACGCGGCTCTACCTGCCTGAATTACGGCTGAAGTAACGTTGTACATCGATCGCTGAAAACTCACTGCCAATTGAATCAAGGTGTCATCTTCACCACGACAAAATTGCTTGTAATAGTCCACAAGGTACTGAGGCAGGAAGTGGTACATATCCTGATGTAACAATGTTGGTGGAATCCCTGCTGAACCTACGGGGAATTTGTCCGCATATAAAATCCCATAGTGGAAATCATTCTGATCCTTAGGAATTTCATTTGCCTGAGCATTGTAGGACTTTGTACCACGGAAGGGTGAAGTGCGATAAAACACTGCCTCGACATAGGGAAATGCTGCTTCGTAGAGCCAAGTGAATCCCTTAGATTTGGGGACAATATCCAACCATTCCCCACTAATATTGACGCGATGATAAATAGGACGACCTGCGATCGCAAAAATCCCATTTACCAAGAAGTTCATCGCATCGGGTACACCTTTAAATCCGCCTTCATCGTAAATATCGGACATCTCGAAGAATACGGGAGCCATGATTTCCCAGAACAGACCTAAAACTGAGGTCATGGTTGCTTGGCGGCATTGCTCTAAAAATAGTTCAGGAAAGAGCTTATATAGTCCCAACATGATTGGATTGTTTTTGAAATAAGCCCGAATGGCGCGATCGGCATTCTGACGATATTCTTCCGAATCCATATAAGGCTCTAGTTCACCACCCATGTTGCGATGCCAAAACATAGCCCGCATACATTCTTCGGCAAACTCCATGTTGATGCGATCGTGATAGAGGTGATGGAAGAGTTTAGGAATCTTGGCGTTTAGTTCTCCCTTAGACATAAACTCTAACAACTCAGGATGAGCTGTTGCCTCACCACGCCAAAAGCGCCAATCAGCATCATCACCTGCATAGTGGTTGCGTAAATCGAGATATTCCTGAGGCAAGAAGTACTTAAATGCAGGAAGCGGCTCTAGAAATACCTGCTCCGCTATGTAGAGCAAATCGCGCCAATAGAAATCCATCGGTACGGCGTAAGCCTTGTAGAGTCCGATTATTTGCATTAGATTTTCGGGCGTGTCAGGTAGCATGGAGCCACCTGCTTCTAGACGATGGATGA containing:
- a CDS encoding class I SAM-dependent methyltransferase — its product is MSFVNPRISNNYLFDVYRHEYFHRNQDGYNDYESIANLRIKTFEKWYRDLAPYCINKGIALDIGCAAGYFLDVLQEHQWQVEGIELEHRMYDLLIQKGYTISNEPLEYFTAVHQYDLITMFDVIEHLPELQKDFAKISSLLSDQGILAISTPNIESLQYRVFRRRWFQFKPVEHLYYFSPSTLKRLAQDHGLRVEVMKKSGQYSNIPFIVDRLEHYGFYNLARLLSLIVKLFGLGNLNWYADTGSIFVILRKVE
- a CDS encoding fasciclin domain-containing protein, yielding MTTIVDIAVNNEGFSTLVTAVSAASLVEALQSPGPFTVFAPNDAAFAKLPAGTITTLVQNIPQLARILTYHVVAGRYKKEDLIGIKSLTSLEGSQIDLDISEEGFEANNATVIAADIEADNGVIHVIDTVMLMRPHWFYPIMESGKVGV
- a CDS encoding CO2 hydration protein, coding for MTATLVPPTTKLPPSTHPYADVIHRLEAGGSMLPDTPENLMQIIGLYKAYAVPMDFYWRDLLYIAEQVFLEPLPAFKYFLPQEYLDLRNHYAGDDADWRFWRGEATAHPELLEFMSKGELNAKIPKLFHHLYHDRINMEFAEECMRAMFWHRNMGGELEPYMDSEEYRQNADRAIRAYFKNNPIMLGLYKLFPELFLEQCRQATMTSVLGLFWEIMAPVFFEMSDIYDEGGFKGVPDAMNFLVNGIFAIAGRPIYHRVNISGEWLDIVPKSKGFTWLYEAAFPYVEAVFYRTSPFRGTKSYNAQANEIPKDQNDFHYGILYADKFPVGSAGIPPTLLHQDMYHFLPQYLVDYYKQFCRGEDDTLIQLAVSFQRSMYNVTSAVIQAGRAAFLYPLDDPNPKHLLANRHYFEGQLNRFCNPKYGMDKAARIAMIQDQNYR
- a CDS encoding class I SAM-dependent methyltransferase; the protein is MNTNPNEKIRQQFDLMPYPNLPASQMGGDGDRGLILHSFVTAWYAKTQRVGDRQDLTILDIGCGSGVTTLALAIANPKARIVGIDLSKASLKLASDRLTYHGFPDAEFYNLPIAELPRLKEEQGIEFDYINCEDTLYFLTEPAEGLQAMRSVLKPEGLLRTNVHSLYQRADFFRAQTFAKLLGFLDGNPTETEYRQIYAIMEALGDGTMLKASTWTPSDKSFGFVLMNYVMQEDKGFTIPDVFQMLRSANLEFVSMINPADWRWQNIFPNGMPEHFSQFLTKVTAEQSLHAFELLQPVNRLLDIWCGHSGRSPEYVEISQWSDEMWHSATIHLHPVLRTDQFFQTLDQAISQMRPDANLQKLHRPNLDALTVTLCLRFLWQRPCKFSELVTYWCSHKPRLEAYRQVSTIIGGAVALVGKLSDRQAQDELKFLLSELVLDYLVLLELPS